One Roseimaritima multifibrata DNA window includes the following coding sequences:
- the bcp gene encoding thioredoxin-dependent thiol peroxidase, producing the protein MAEWLEAGDKAVPFRLKTYGGDTVKLSDFKGQTVVLYFYPRDDTPGCTKEACAFRDRSGELQDLGVVLLGISPDTVESHERFRDKYELNFPLLADPDHAISEAYGAWREKNMYGKKSMGIQRSTFIIDGKGKIAKTWKRVQVAGHDAKVIEAVKQLSS; encoded by the coding sequence ATGGCAGAATGGCTAGAAGCTGGCGACAAAGCGGTCCCTTTTCGTTTGAAGACGTACGGTGGCGACACGGTCAAACTCTCGGATTTCAAAGGGCAGACCGTCGTTCTGTACTTTTACCCCCGCGATGACACGCCCGGCTGCACAAAAGAGGCCTGTGCATTCCGAGACCGCAGCGGCGAACTGCAGGATCTGGGGGTCGTGCTGCTGGGGATCAGCCCCGACACGGTCGAAAGCCACGAGCGTTTCCGCGACAAATACGAACTGAATTTCCCCCTGCTGGCCGATCCCGACCATGCGATCAGCGAAGCCTATGGTGCTTGGCGAGAGAAAAACATGTACGGGAAGAAATCGATGGGGATCCAACGCAGCACGTTCATCATCGACGGAAAAGGCAAAATCGCCAAAACCTGGAAACGGGTCCAGGTCGCCGGCCACGATGCCAAAGTGATCGAAGCGGTCAAGCAGCTGAGCAGCTGA
- the rsfS gene encoding ribosome silencing factor — MTDQPPAESPKSHRPLGTEGSLKLATAAAKVILDNRGSDLLILDVCEQTALFDYFVIGTGTSRRQLHAISEEIDDVLEKQMGDRRMGREGYDASHWIVLDYGNLVVHLFDEETRSYYDLESLWADARKVPLTDLGLHDSSQDAE; from the coding sequence GTGACCGATCAACCCCCTGCTGAATCCCCGAAATCGCATCGCCCTCTGGGTACGGAGGGGAGCCTGAAACTTGCCACAGCCGCCGCGAAGGTCATTTTGGACAATCGTGGGAGCGATCTATTGATCCTGGACGTCTGCGAGCAGACGGCTTTGTTCGATTATTTCGTGATCGGTACTGGGACCAGTCGCCGCCAGCTGCACGCGATCAGCGAAGAGATCGATGATGTCCTGGAAAAGCAGATGGGCGATCGTCGGATGGGACGTGAAGGGTATGACGCAAGTCACTGGATCGTGCTGGATTACGGGAACCTTGTTGTCCACTTGTTCGACGAGGAAACCCGATCCTATTACGACTTGGAATCGCTTTGGGCGGACGCTCGTAAAGTCCCGCTGACCGATCTGGGTTTACACGATTCCTCGCAGGATGCGGAATAA
- the argS gene encoding arginine--tRNA ligase produces MHIQSLFKQRLAAALAELTDNAEELSQMVRPTQEPRFGDYQANCAMPLKQSLGIPPREIAEKIVARLQVNDLCDPPEIAGPGFINLRLRDDWIAEATSSLLNDPQLGVEQPVRPRTVLVDYSSPNVAKPMHVGHIRSTVIGDCLSRTLRFLGHHVITDNHLGDWGTQFGMIIYGYKNFADEQAFQKAPVLELLRLYRLVNQFIDYHAAKNQLAGATAGIAEINAQVEAAESAVSAAESAAADKATLKKLRKTAEGLRRKSLAAVASLQSAEKKIADVESDPALAAQAAQHAGIGSAVLEETAKLHRGDSENRELWDKFLPHCADEINRVYNRLGVKFDHTLGESFYHPMLADVVQQLADAGLAVESEGAMCVFLEGFDAPLIVQKKDGAFLYGTTDIATLKYRHEKFQPDEILYVVDSRQSDHFDKLFAVAPKIGLGGIKLVHVQFGTVLGEDGKPLKTRSGSNAGLEELLDDAVAAATEAVCSPERAEKLNPPLTEAEKTTIANVIGHGAIKYADLAHHRASDYRFSLKKMVALEGNTVAYLEYAHARVQGILRAAETDEAAVRNQAAAVIVTEPAERALCLALLRFPEALQQVADDYAPSALVDYLYETARKYMVFNDSCHVMKANDEAIKASRLTLIAVTGRVLRTGLGLLGIDSVDRM; encoded by the coding sequence ATGCATATTCAGAGTCTGTTCAAGCAGCGGTTGGCAGCCGCTTTGGCGGAACTTACGGACAATGCGGAAGAGTTGTCCCAGATGGTGCGTCCGACGCAGGAACCTCGCTTTGGCGATTACCAAGCCAACTGCGCGATGCCTTTGAAACAGTCTTTGGGGATTCCGCCGCGCGAGATCGCGGAAAAAATCGTCGCTCGATTGCAAGTCAACGATCTTTGCGATCCTCCTGAAATCGCTGGTCCCGGATTTATCAATCTGCGTTTACGGGATGACTGGATCGCCGAGGCGACGTCCTCCTTGCTAAATGATCCGCAGTTGGGAGTGGAGCAGCCTGTTCGTCCGCGGACCGTGCTGGTCGATTATTCGTCGCCGAATGTCGCCAAACCGATGCACGTCGGCCATATTCGCTCGACCGTTATCGGCGATTGCCTTTCGCGAACGCTGCGGTTCCTGGGGCATCACGTGATTACCGATAATCACCTTGGAGACTGGGGAACCCAGTTCGGGATGATTATTTACGGTTATAAAAACTTCGCCGATGAGCAGGCCTTTCAGAAGGCGCCCGTTCTGGAATTGCTCCGCTTGTACCGCTTGGTGAATCAGTTCATCGACTACCACGCGGCGAAAAATCAGTTGGCCGGTGCGACCGCGGGCATCGCCGAAATCAATGCACAAGTCGAAGCCGCGGAGTCGGCGGTGAGTGCTGCCGAAAGTGCGGCGGCCGATAAAGCCACCTTGAAAAAGCTTCGCAAAACGGCGGAAGGACTACGGCGTAAATCGCTTGCCGCCGTCGCCAGCCTGCAATCCGCAGAGAAAAAGATCGCCGACGTCGAATCCGATCCGGCCCTGGCAGCTCAGGCGGCCCAGCACGCTGGAATCGGCAGCGCTGTCTTGGAAGAAACTGCAAAATTGCATCGCGGAGACAGTGAAAACCGTGAGCTGTGGGACAAATTCCTGCCTCACTGTGCGGACGAAATCAACCGGGTCTACAATCGCCTGGGCGTGAAGTTCGACCATACGTTGGGTGAAAGTTTTTATCATCCGATGCTGGCCGATGTCGTTCAGCAGTTGGCCGACGCCGGGTTGGCCGTGGAGAGCGAGGGGGCGATGTGCGTCTTCTTGGAGGGCTTTGATGCTCCGCTGATCGTTCAGAAGAAAGATGGCGCGTTCCTGTATGGGACGACCGATATTGCCACGCTGAAGTACCGGCACGAGAAATTCCAGCCTGACGAAATCCTTTACGTGGTCGATTCGCGGCAATCCGATCACTTCGACAAACTGTTTGCGGTCGCTCCGAAAATTGGATTGGGTGGGATCAAATTGGTCCATGTCCAGTTCGGTACGGTCTTGGGCGAAGACGGCAAGCCTTTAAAAACTCGCTCGGGTAGCAACGCCGGCTTGGAAGAGCTGCTGGATGATGCGGTGGCGGCGGCTACCGAAGCGGTTTGCAGCCCCGAACGAGCCGAGAAACTGAATCCGCCTCTGACAGAGGCCGAGAAAACAACGATCGCAAACGTGATTGGCCATGGAGCGATCAAGTATGCCGACCTTGCGCATCACCGTGCCAGTGATTACCGCTTCAGCTTGAAGAAGATGGTTGCCCTGGAAGGGAATACGGTCGCCTATCTGGAATATGCCCACGCACGCGTGCAGGGGATTCTGCGGGCAGCCGAAACGGATGAAGCGGCCGTTCGCAATCAGGCCGCTGCCGTGATCGTGACCGAGCCCGCCGAACGAGCCCTTTGTTTGGCACTGCTCCGTTTTCCGGAAGCCTTGCAACAGGTGGCTGACGATTACGCGCCAAGTGCCTTGGTCGACTACCTTTATGAAACCGCTCGTAAGTACATGGTCTTCAACGATAGTTGCCATGTAATGAAGGCCAACGACGAAGCGATTAAAGCTTCGCGGTTGACCTTGATCGCGGTCACCGGCCGGGTGTTAAGAACCGGCCTGGGATTGTTGGGGATCGACTCGGTCGACCGAATGTAA